The DNA region CATGCGGTTCGCTGGATAAGGGGTCGGGTAGCGGCCTCCCGTGGCGGCGTGGCGGACGCGGAGGAAGCGGGCGAGGACCGGGTCAAGGTCCGGGGAGTAGAACTCGTACAGGTCGttgtcggcatcgacgaggacggagcCTTGAAGGGGCTCCTCGGTGGCGAGGTCGTAGCGCACGCAGTCGTGGGAGAAGTTGTCAAAGACCTCcatggcgaggaagaagcatGGCGAGGGCACGCGCTCGGACCAGGAGAAGATGGACTTGTTGATGATCTCGACCTTGGAGGCGTGGCCGCGCGAGTCGGCGGTAGagaggaggtggtggcgCTGCAGTGAGGCGAGTGCCGGGGAAATCTCGATGATACGGTACTGGGTGCGGGCGTAGACTTGGGGGTCTATGTCGCGGATGTAGTCGAGGATGTTGAGCATGAGTGTGCCACGACCGGCGCCCATCTCGTAGATGATGAGGTCATGGTAGGGGTACGTCGTCAGGCGGTAGTTGGAGACCAGGTAGCGGGCGATAGCCTCGCCGTAGTATGGGCGGAACAGTTCGGTGGGCGTGTGCCAGAGCGGGCGGGCGTCGTTAACCCCCTCCTTgttgtcgagctcgtcctcaaACTCGGTGTACCGCTGGCCCAGCTCGCGGTAGAAATGCGGCTCATCGCGGAAGGCAGGGAAGTCGAAGGGCTGACCGGGGGAAAAGATGACGGCCTGCGTGGAGAAGTAGCCGTAGGCCGGGTTGTAGAGGCTGTCCTCGATGAAGTCACGGGTGAGCATTTTGACCTTGCGCGGGCGGGTTGAGCGGGCGGCCAGGTCGCGGGAGCTGAGCGTCGGGTAGGTGTCGAACTCGTCGGCGCGGTCGTTCGGGAAGAGGGACGTCCGCTGCTGCCACTTGGACTCGTTTCTCTTATCCTGTTTCTCGGCAGACGTCTTCACGGCGTATTCCCTCCGCTGTTGCGACGTGGACGAGCCATTGATGCCCGTCGGTGGTCGTGTTGTAGCTGCGGCGGTCTTGTGGTGAGGGTtgtgaggatgaggacgacgttGGCTCAGAGCCGGGAgtgcggcggtggcagccGTGCAATGCCGGCGGGATTGACATGCGGGCCGGCGGAAGAGCTCACGGAAGAGGCGGGTGACGGCGGGGGAGTCCATCCCGGAGGGAATCTGAGTGAGGAGATCGCAGCAGAAAATGAAGGTTGGGAATCAACAACTGTAGCAAAACAGCACCTCGCAGGCCGTGGGTTGGCAAAGGGTTCCATCATGGCCCGAGCTCCCTCGAAACGGACGGGGCAGCTGTTAATCCGCTGCAGGTTGCTTTCAGCCAATGCCTCCCCTGAGGGTTGGATTGGAGCCGCTGAAGGCTGAAGCGCATAGCACATGTTGAGGCTGAATACAGGGGTCTTCTGAGCTAAAATGACATCACGCCGTTTAGCGGGCAAATCCCCTGCACACGCGTAGGGGGAAAAAAGATGGTCAGAATTTCGTGATCCAGTCAATGTTTACTTCACCTCTTCACCTACATCAAGTTCTCGAGAGACACCCGGGATAACGACATCTCGTCAGAGACAAATCATAAGGACGCCGTGGGGACTCACGCGGACGATGGAGCACAACACATGACACGGACAACATGTCTCTGAGCAACCATCCAAAAGCCTATGGCTCAGCCGCCTTGGCGCTCGCCTTCGCGGCTGGCATCCTCGTCACACTGGGCTTCAAAGACTTCTATCCCGACCTCGAGCGCCGCTaccagcgccgccgcaccCGCCGGGCTCCCACCAGCGGTTCATCATCCACGGATCCCTCCCGGCGCAGCAGTGTTTTCTGGGGACCGCCCGTGCAGCTCGAAGACCATGAGACGGCctccgaagccgaggaggcggcggccgccttcGCGAGAGGCGCCTCGTGGAATCCACCTTTAATCgcagacggcgtcgccggcgccatcggcaatACCCCGCTCATCAAGATCCGCTCCCTTAGCGAGGCGACAGGTCGAGTCAtcctcgccaaggccgagttcCTTAATGCCGCGGGCAACACGCCAAAGGACCGCGTCGCGTTGTCGATGAtcgaagccgccgaggctGCGGGCCAGCTCGTCCCCGGGCGTGGAGACACTATCTACGAGGGCACCGTCGGCAGCACAGGCATTTCGCTGGCGACGCTGGCGCGCGCAAGGGGCTATCGCGCGCACATCTGCATGCCCAACGATATGGCCATGGAGAAGGTTGATCTGCTCCGCCACCTAGGTGCGACCGTCGAGCGCGTAGACCCCGCACCGATCGCATCGCCGGAGCACTTTGTTAACCTCGCGAGGCGGCGCGCTGTTGAACACGCCGCTAACGCCGGTGACGGCAGTGTCGGCTATTTTGCGGATCAGTTCGAGAACCCGGCTAACTTCGCGGCGCACCTACACACAACGGGCCCGGAGATTGTGTACCAGACCGGGGGCAGGTTGGACGCCTtcgtggccggcgccggaacGGGCGGTACTATTGCCGGCGTGGCCAAGTACCTCAAGGAAGAGGCCAACGTGCCGGGTCTGCAGGTCATTTTGGCGGACCCTCAGGGCAGCGGATTGTATAACAAGATCCGGCACGGCGTTATGTATTCCAGCACGGAGAAGGAAGgaactcggcggcggcagcaggtTGATACGATCGTGGAGGGAATCGGCATCAACCGGGTGACGGAGAACTTTGAAGCCGGCAGGGAGCTGATCGACGACGCGATCAAGGTTACGGACGAGCAGGCGTGCCGCATGGCGAGATGGCTGGTGGAGAACGATGGCATCTTTGCGGGTAGCAGCACTGCCGTCAACTGTGTCGCGGCCGTCGTTGCGGCCACGAGACTGCCTAAGGGCAGCCAAGTCGTTACGATTCTCTGCGACTCGGGCACGAGACACCTGAGCAAGTTCTGGAAACATGTGGCGGCAATGGGTTTGGAAGACGAAGAGCACTCGGCCGACCTTTTCTCCGTGTTGAAGATTGGCCCGGCGAAGCAGTGAATTGGGCAATGATAAATTTAAACACAATCAATGCCACAAGGCACGTTGCAAACGCTCAATTGTTTCTCCGCCTCAACTTCGAATAGGCGGCTACCTCTCAGGCCACGGGTCTATCGAACCCCCCTTTCTAGAGTGTAGTTCCGTTCTGAGTGAAGTCCGCGACAAGGAAGCGGCAAAGACGCCCGAATTTTCTGTGTGTAGGGGCGAAAAAAAAATAGTTTAAAAGGAATAAAAGGTTTCCTCGTCCCCAACTCCGTACCAGCCAAAACCGCACTAACTTCGAGTGCCAAATGCAAGACCATCCCGTGCCTTGAGAACGGGGTATAAGGGAAAAATGACGCCGTCAGTCGAAATATGTGAaaccctcccccttcttAATCGCATGCTCAAGAGAACTTGGACATTTGTTAGTATCCGAAAACCAGAAAACTGCGGGAACATAGACAGGCTAACCTTCCAGCGATTACCGCAAACAGTGCACTCGCAGAATGTTGTCATCGGTTCATCAGCGCTGCGCGTCTGCGCCTGGCTGTAGCTAACCTTCTTCTGACCACACTTGCCGCACTTGAGAGCGTCGCTGATgctcttctcggccatgggGACCTGTGCCTTCTTCATGTTCTCAAGTTGAAGAGCGTCTTCCTTTTTGCGCTGTTCCTCCGACTTGAGCTCCTCGTGGGTCATGACGACGAAGCGTTCAGGAGCGATCTTGCCCTCCATGACATTAACACCGAGCTGGCGGTTGCTCTTGACTTTAAGATTGCTAAACAGGGAGCGTAGCTTCTCACGATACTCCTTGGTGACACCCTTGTAGTGGCTGAACGCAGCGTgctcgacggcaacggcTTTGGCGAGAACATCGGTGACGGAGGCAGTAGACCGGTAGGCGAGACCGTTGTAGATCAACTCGATACAGGAGTCGCGCGTTTCATCGCCGGTACGCTTGGTATCGCAGCCATCGGATTTGGCGCGACGGAGCTCGGGATTGCCTTTGAAAGGCTGATTCATCGCATTCGACGAAGAGGGCTTCGGTGCGGGGGCCTGGGTCGGGGAGGGAGCGGCGGGGGACGACTGCTTCTTTATCTTGCcctgcttctcggcctcgacgagttTCTTCCATTTGTGGACGAGTTCCgtcgcggcgcgggcgatTTCCTTGTTCGAGTTCGACCGAAGCTTGCCAACGAAGACACCAGCTCTGCTAGACTAAATGCGAACAAACAGGTCAGCTTCGGTCCGTCCCTATAGATGCACCAGTGTAGATGCAACACATGTGATGAACCGGTGTTGGGTTGGATCAAAAAAGTCAGTCGCAGCGTACCCTGAGCATCTCTTCCGTGGGAgcagcctccttcttcagACGCTCAAGGAGTGCTAAGGCGGTCGCAGGAGGCTCGTTTGCCTGGACGATCTTGTTGAGCTGCTTGATGCATGACTCAAGCTCACGTTGATCCATGCCTGTTGACATCGTGGGCAGTCAAGTTGCGTAATTGAGGGAGTGGTGAGCGACTTTCCGGCGCACGCGACGCAGAAATGGGATTTGTAACGGCGAAGGGGTTGAGTGCGTTGCAATAGACCAGGCTACTTAGGTTcgggtctctctctcttctcgaCCTGACGTGGTGGAAATCGCGTCGGAGCCAAGTGGGGCGACCCAATTGTCGTGTGCAATATCTCCCGGATGACGGCTTTATATTTTGCCGAAAGAACATTTCCGTTAATGACTAACAGGATCAGTGTGGGGTGGGGGTGTTGCAACAAACACCCTTCCCACCTGCCTTTTCGCCAGGACCATGTGATGACCAGGGTGATTCGAAGCTTATCACTGGGACACCGTCGAGTCACACTGCTTCCCACATGgtccctgctgctgccaaTACAGCGGATTCGGCGGAGGGAGCTATCCACTAGAAGCTGTTGGATCCCCGCGCGACAGCTGCTGTGCATGCAAGGGGCGCCCACTGGAGCCTATGACGCCAGAGGGATGCATTGTTTGTGAATGTTTATGAACTTCCTCAATACATCTTTTCGCCCTTTGTCTCTACCTATTTTTGCCCTCAACCGTTGCCCCGGTCCCTGTAGCTAGTTTCCGCCCCATGACTCACTAGAAAACATCCGGAATCCTCAATACTGTTTCTGGACACCGTTAATATCGTGGCGCCTGCATTTAAGGGTCCTTGTAAACAACCTCGCCACTTTACGCGATCGGCGCGTCTTGGAAGCATCACACTTCGCGCCTCCGTCCCAAGAAGGCTGTCGACTTGCCCATGTACCTTATCTCTGGCGTTAGGACGTCTCACATATCTTGATCCGTGGTTTGACTCCgagaaaggaaaaggaaaaaagaagaacaCCTTGTCGGCCATCTCAAGGCATCTCAAACACCCATCCAGGCACGATGCCTCCGCGACGTCAGCAAGACCTCCCCGTCGAGAGTAGTTGGCGACTTGTCGAGGGTGGCGAGAATGACAGTTTCGACACCTCTATTCTTCCCGACcttgaggaggatgagggtTTCATCTCTACGGACCCATCGCAGATTCCTTCGCAGTCATTCAGTATCGGCGGCTCCCAAGAATCTCATCACAGCGTACAGGACTTCATGAACAAGGCAGATGATGAGCGCGTTATTCTCCGCTCGCCCTTTCAACCTACCATCCGCCGGGATCCCAACCGTTCTCCAGACCCAGAGTTTGTCATGCCGTCTATGCGCTTTGGTGCTACCcccggcagcagcaccagccccCGTCAGAGCAGCGGCCGGTCGACGCGGACTATCCGCCCGGGTGATGATCCGTACCAACAACAAGAGGTACGCCGCCGTGTCATTCGGCAAGCAAGCACCGGAAGTCCCTTGAAGCTGCGGCGCGGAGATCatgggagagggagggattACTACGACGATGCGGCAGAGGAGCATAGAACGGTTACCGAACGCCTGTCGGAGTCTCTCCCAGGCGCGATCTTCAACGTACTGGCCTGGGTTTTCAACGTCATCGGC from Colletotrichum higginsianum IMI 349063 chromosome 4, whole genome shotgun sequence includes:
- a CDS encoding Cog1565 domain protein — protein: MDSPAVTRLFRELFRRPACQSRRHCTAATAALPALSQRRPHPHNPHHKTAAATTRPPTGINGSSTSQQRREYAVKTSAEKQDKRNESKWQQRTSLFPNDRADEFDTYPTLSSRDLAARSTRPRKVKMLTRDFIEDSLYNPAYGYFSTQAVIFSPGQPFDFPAFRDEPHFYRELGQRYTEFEDELDNKEGVNDARPLWHTPTELFRPYYGEAIARYLVSNYRLTTYPYHDLIIYEMGAGRGTLMLNILDYIRDIDPQVYARTQYRIIEISPALASLQRHHLLSTADSRGHASKVEIINKSIFSWSERVPSPCFFLAMEVFDNFSHDCVRYDLATEEPLQGSVLVDADNDLYEFYSPDLDPVLARFLRVRHAATGGRYPTPYPANRMLRNLKSRMPMMPNLSEPEYIPTRLMQFFDVLEKYFPAHRLVTSDFHSLPDAIPGLNAPVVQTRYERKTVPVTTPLVHQGYFDIMFPTDFQTMEVMYQAITGKLTRLTSHGDFMKRWAFLEDTQTRSGENPLLSYYENASVLVTV
- a CDS encoding Pyridoxal-phosphate dependent enzyme; amino-acid sequence: MSLSNHPKAYGSAALALAFAAGILVTLGFKDFYPDLERRYQRRRTRRAPTSGSSSTDPSRRSSVFWGPPVQLEDHETASEAEEAAAAFARGASWNPPLIADGVAGAIGNTPLIKIRSLSEATGRVILAKAEFLNAAGNTPKDRVALSMIEAAEAAGQLVPGRGDTIYEGTVGSTGISLATLARARGYRAHICMPNDMAMEKVDLLRHLGATVERVDPAPIASPEHFVNLARRRAVEHAANAGDGSVGYFADQFENPANFAAHLHTTGPEIVYQTGGRLDAFVAGAGTGGTIAGVAKYLKEEANVPGLQVILADPQGSGLYNKIRHGVMYSSTEKEGTRRRQQVDTIVEGIGINRVTENFEAGRELIDDAIKVTDEQACRMARWLVENDGIFAGSSTAVNCVAAVVAATRLPKGSQVVTILCDSGTRHLSKFWKHVAAMGLEDEEHSADLFSVLKIGPAKQ
- a CDS encoding Transcription elongation factor S-II, which codes for MSTGMDQRELESCIKQLNKIVQANEPPATALALLERLKKEAAPTEEMLRSSRAGVFVGKLRSNSNKEIARAATELVHKWKKLVEAEKQGKIKKQSSPAAPSPTQAPAPKPSSSNAMNQPFKGNPELRRAKSDGCDTKRTGDETRDSCIELIYNGLAYRSTASVTDVLAKAVAVEHAAFSHYKGVTKEYREKLRSLFSNLKVKSNRQLGVNVMEGKIAPERFVVMTHEELKSEEQRKKEDALQLENMKKAQVPMAEKSISDALKCGKCGQKKVSYSQAQTRSADEPMTTFCECTVCGNRWKFS